The following proteins are encoded in a genomic region of Arachis stenosperma cultivar V10309 chromosome 4, arast.V10309.gnm1.PFL2, whole genome shotgun sequence:
- the LOC130974347 gene encoding uncharacterized protein LOC130974347, with protein sequence MSFEFRSVSPFSSYHKIMDPSGSYPVSGGGATQMKMTIRPSHSHHHSESSNSDRALDCNLTSLCDHIQSEGFNSGAFSDILLHALGSTFRLHRLLLSRSSYFRNMLHGPWKEASAPVVTLHVDDKNVNEEAITMALAYLYGHHPKLNDNNAFRVLAAASFLDLQDLCAICTDFIISELWTSNFLAYQVFAENQDYGIHGERVRNACWGYLCQSGGMELKEVLPKLSSQTLHALLTSDELWIPSEEKRFELALYVFLAKSAQWKAKHPEHGSSSSESGTDIHSDSDHSKGKSVSDGCTDKRLETDLEQMSLKSGIKDPNARNLLVELPDFNNAASNSNQQSEEASYTSSSNLKPTYSCNMEGPSSMGDSLSDTDGIRTSCSYVEMPVVAGANGVAMEGPSEEGSCFHLDNNSWIVRDQSRNRFSSNSSSSGVSSNDWGRYGAPFFSWGGRVVGKRRLEAHSKRNYADHGDEYDAFLNIFEGGSLLYCNMSFEALLNVRKQLEELGFPCKAVNDGLWLQMLLSQRVQEIAADTCKSCSLMSMACTCRQPFTFSHGANSTGFYIQEHNQNNMHANMGNIYVSEPSPGEGNGIFRPVRVHVRGAIDGLAGIGRGTTFVPAAASAPTRFVFSRVPFGVGNRNYQQSAANDDSEMRTDHNGDLSGDGLTALVGLSQGGVNGINVHGELSQRGYEMDMQGRMSGTAGGPSTGGIPMQMLETPEHNGGIEWENSNNSSISLDLKTPLSHFPPFRFGVQFEDVHRLGDGQVKHSPEMFYAGSLWKVSVQAFNDEDPQGRRTLGLFLHRRKAEITDIHRKVHMYVDSREKVTARYQLICPSKREVMVFGSFKQTGTLLPKAPKGWGWRTALLFDELADLLQNGALRVIAVVQLV encoded by the exons ATGTCCTTTGAATTTCGATCTGTATCTCCTTTTTCTTCATACCACAAAATCATGGACCCTAGTGGATCGTACCCGGTCTCAGGAGGAGGAGCAACCCAAATGAAAATGACGATTCGGCCCTCCCACTCGCACCACCACTCTGAGAGCAGCAACAGCGACCGCGCACTCGACTGCAACCTCACCTCCCTCTGCGATCACATCCAATCCGAAGGCTTCAACTCCGGCGCCTTCTCCGACATCCTCCTCCACGCCCTCGGCTCCACCTTCCGCCTCCACCGCCTCCTCCTCTCCCGAAGCTCCTATTTTCG GAACATGCTTCATGGACCTTGGAAGGAAGCATCTGCACCGGTTGTGACTTTGCACGTGGACGATAAAAACGTTAACGAAGAGGCCATTACTATGGCATTGGCTTATCTCTATGGCCACCACCCTAAGCTTAACGACAACAATGCTTTTCGTGTTCTCGCTGCTGCTTCCTTCCTAGACCTTCAG GATTTGTGTGCAATATGTACGGACTTCATTATATCAGAGCTTTGGACTTCTAATTTCTTGGCTTACCAG GTGTTTGCCGAGAACCAGGACTATGGCATCCATGGGGAGCGTGTAAGAAATGCTTGTTGGGGCTACCTTTGTCAAAGTGGGGGCATGGAATTAAAAGAG GTGCTTCCTAAACTTTCATCTCAAACATTGCATGCATTACTGACCAGTGATGAACTATGGATACCAAGTGAAGAGAAGAG GTTTGAGTTGGCTTTGTATGTGTTCCTTGCAAAGAGTGCTCAGTGGAAGGCCAAACATCCTGAACATGGAAGTTCCAGTTCTGAGTCTGGAACTGATATCCATTCTGATTCTGATCACTCTAAGGGGAAGAGTGTATCTGACGGCTGCACTGATAAGAGGTTGGAAACTGATCTAGAGCAAATGAGTCTTAAAAGTGGTATAAAGGATCCTAATGCCCGTAATCTTCTAGTTGAGCTTCCAGACTTCAACAATGCAGCTTCTAACTCCAATCAACAAAGTGAAGAAGCTTCATATACAAGCTCATCAAACCTGAAACCAACATACTCTTGCAACATGGAAGGGCCTTCATCAATGGGTGATTCATTATCTGATACAGATGGCATCAGAACATCATGTTCCTATGTTGAGATGCCTGTTGTTGCTGGAGCAAATGGTGTGGCTATGGAAGGGCCATCTGAGGAAGGATCTTGCTTCCATTTGGATAACAATAGTTGGATTGTTAGGGATCAATCTAGAAACCGTTTTTCATCAAATTCTTCTTCTAGCGGGGTCTCATCCAATGATTGGGGAAgatatggagcaccattttttTCATGGGGTGGAAGAGTTGTTGGCAAAAGACGTCTTGAAGCTCACTCCAAAAGAAACTATGCAGATCATGGGGATGAATATGATGCATTTCTTAACATATTTGAAGGGGGCTCTCTCTTATACTGCAACATGTCTTTTGAGGCTCTTTTGAATGTCAGAAAGCAACTTGAAGAGTTGGGTTTCCCTTGCAAAGCTGTGAATGATGGTCTTTGGCTTCAG ATGCTTCTTAGTCAGAGGGTGCAAGAAATTGCTGCTGATACCTGCAAAAGTTGCTCCCTTATGAGTATGGCTTGCACCTGCCGGCAACCATTTACATTTTCACATGGAGCTAATTCCACTGGATTTTACATTCAAGAACATAACCAGAATAATATGCATGCGAACATGGGCAATATATATGTTTCCGAGCCTTCTCCAGGTGAAGGAAATGGCATCTTTAGACCTGTACGAGTACATGTTAGAGGGGCTATAGATGGGCTTGCAGGTATTGGTCGTGGAACTACATTTGTTCCAGCAGCTGCTTCTGCTCCTACACGATTTGTCTTTTCTCGTGTACCATTTGGTGTTGGGAACAGAAACTACCAGCAATCTGCAGCCAATGATGATTCAGAGATGCGAACTGATCACAACGGCGACCTGTCTGGAGATGGATTGACAGCTTTGGTTGGATTAAGTCAAGGTGGGGTTAATGGAATAAATGTACATGGAGAACTTTCTCAAAGGGGATATGAAATGGACATGCAAGGCAGAATGTCTGGAACTGCAGGAGGCCCAAGTACTGGTGGTATTCCTATGCAGATGTTAGAGACACCAGAACATAACGGTGGAATAGAATGGGAGAATTCAAATAATTCATCTATATCATTGGATTTGAAAACGCCTTTAAGCCATTTCCCCCCTTTTCGCTTTGG GGTCCAATTTGAGGATGTGCACAGACTCGGTGATGGTCAGGTTAAGCATTCTCCAGAAATGTTCTATGCTGGTTCTTTATGGAAG GTCAGTGTACAGGCTTTTAATGATGAGGACCCTCAGGGAAGGCGTACACTGG GTTTGTTTCTTCATCGTCGGAAGGCAGAGATAACTGATATACATAGAAAG GTGCACATGTATGTTGACTCTCGTGAAAAGGTGACTGCTCGCTACCAG TTGATTTGTCCATCCAAGAGGGAGGTAATGGTGTTTGGAAGCTTTAAACAAACAGGCACTCTTCTACCTAAAGCTCCTAAAGGATGGGGTTGGCGAACTGCTCTATTATTTGATGAGCTTGCTGATCTTCTCCAAAATGGAGCCCTAAGGGTCATTGCTGTGGTGCAGCTTGTTTGA